The DNA sequence GGTGCCGCGCCGGTGGCGAGGGTGGGTTCCTCCACCCCGGCGAGCAACTCGCGCCAGGCCTGCGTCGCGTCGGTGTCGCCGAGAGCGGCACGCCACTGCAGGAATCGGACCACGACGTCCCCGTGTGGCTCGATCATTCCGCGCTGCCCGTCGGATGCGTACAGCGCGAAGAACTCTCGTAGCACCAATTCGCGTGACCAGCCGTCGAAAAGCAGGAAGTGATAGGTGAACAGCATCCGGTCGCGTCCGTCGGGCAGCCGCATCAGCGTGATCCGCAGCAGTGGCGGGACGGCGACGTCGAAGGCGGTGGTGCGGTCGGAGTCGGCGATGCTGCCCGACTCGCCGGCGGGGTCGACGCTGGTGGACAGGTCGACCACCGCGATGTCGGGTGGAGTCCGGCGGCGACCACCTGCACCGCAGTGGTGCGCTCGCCGTCCTCGATCGTGCCGAAACCCACCCGCAGCTGTGGGTGGCGAGCCAGCA is a window from the Mycolicibacterium anyangense genome containing:
- a CDS encoding condensation domain-containing protein, whose protein sequence is MSPLQQGLYYQSTLDGAGSTYIVQNTFDFDRHLDANRCRHALHALLARHPQLRVGFGTIEDGERTTAVQVVAAGLHPTSRWSTCPPASTPPASRAASPTPTAPPPSTSPSRHCCGSR